In Ursus arctos isolate Adak ecotype North America unplaced genomic scaffold, UrsArc2.0 scaffold_3, whole genome shotgun sequence, one DNA window encodes the following:
- the PTN gene encoding pleiotrophin isoform X2: protein MQSQQYVQQRRKLAAAFLAFVFILAAVGTAEAGKKEKPEKKVKKSDCGEWQWSVCVPTSGDCGLGTREGTRTGAECKQTMKTQRCKIPCNWKKQFGAECKYQFQAWGECDLNTALKTRTGSLKRALHNADCQKTVTISKPCGKLTKPKPQESKKKKKEGKKQEKMLD, encoded by the exons ATGCAGTCCCAACAGTACGTGCAGCAGCGTCGAAAACTTGCAGCTGCCTTCCTGGCGTTCGTTTTCATCTTGGCGGCTGTGGGCACTGCTGAAgcggggaagaaagagaagccag aaaaaaaagtgaagaagtcGGACTGTGGAGAATGGCAATGGAGCGTGTGCGTGCCCACCAGCGGGGACTGTGGCCTGGGCACCCGGGAGGGCACCCGGACCGGAGCCGAGTGTAAGCAAACCATGAAGACCCAGAGATGTAAGATCCCCTGCAACTGGAAAAAGCAGTTTGGAG CGGAGTGCAAATACCAGTTCCAGGCCTGGGGAGAATGCGACCTGAATACCGCCTTGAAGACCAGAACTGGAAGTCTGAAGCGAGCCCTCCACAACGCCGACTGCCAGAAGACAGTCACCATCTCCAAGCCCTGTGGCAAGCTGACTAAGCCCAAACCTCAAG